In one Tripterygium wilfordii isolate XIE 37 chromosome 22, ASM1340144v1, whole genome shotgun sequence genomic region, the following are encoded:
- the LOC119991914 gene encoding probable mitochondrial adenine nucleotide transporter BTL1 isoform X3 produces MSQKGPPQKKKYGGWFFGDMGGVVMLPKELEIEKDPPFELRFQVPDFRPAVKDFFQTREFREFLSGALAGAMTKAVLAPLETIRTRMVVGVGSKNISGSFLEVIEQQGWQGLWAGNGINMLRIVPTQAIELGTFECVKRAMTVAQEKWKQSECLKLQIGHISLDFSLSWISPVAVAGAAAGVLSTLVCHPLEVLKDRLTVSRDVYPSLSIAVSKIYKDGGFGAFYAGFVASTISFPLEVARKRLMVGALQGKCPPHMAAALSEVVRERGFMGLYRGWGASCLKVMPASGITWMFYEAWKDILNGEKRLL; encoded by the exons ATGTCCCAAAAGGGCCCTCCTCAG AAGAAGAAGTATGGTGGATGGTTTTTTGGAGACATGGGCGGTGTGGTAATGCTACCTAAAGAGCTTGAGATCGAAAAGGATCCTCCTTTTGAGCTTCGATTTCAAGTCCCAGATTTCAGGCCTGCTGTAAAG GATTTCTTTCAGACTAGAGAATTCCGTGAGTTCTTGAGTGGGGCTTTAGCCGGGGCTATGACCAAAGCTGTTCTTGCTCCTCTAGAGACCATCAG AACAAGAATGGTGGTTGGTGTAGGATCCAAAAACATTTCGGGTAGTTTCCTAGAGGTAATTGAGCAACAGGGTTGGCAAGGATTGTGGGCTGGTAATGGAATTAATATGCTCCGCATTGTCCCTACGCAAGCAATTGAGCTTGGAACTTTTGAGTGCGTCAAGCGGGCTATGACAGTAGCACAAGAGAAATGGAAGCAGAGTGAATGCTTGAAGCTACAAATTGGTCATATCAGTCTAGATTTTTCTTTATCCTGGATTTCCCCTGTTGCCGTAGCTGGTGCAGCTGCTGGAGTTCTTAGCACACTTGTATGCCATCCTCTTGAAGTTTTAAAG GATAGGTTGACTGTAAGTCGTGACGTGTACCCTAGTTTAAGCATTGCGGTTAGCAAAATTTACAAGGATGGTGGATTCGGTGCCTTCTATGCTG GTTTTGTGGCTAGTACCATTAGCTTTCCTttggaagttgctaggaagCGACTCATGGTGGGAGCTTTACAAGGTAAATGTCCACCTCACATGGCAGCTGCACTTTCGGAAGTTGTCAGGGAGAGAGGTTTTATGGGACTTTACAGAGGGTGGGGCGCGAGCTGTTTAAAAGTCATGCCCGCATCTGGTATCACCTGGATGTTTTATGAAGCTTGGAAGGATATACTGAACGGTGAGAAACGGCTCCTGTGA
- the LOC119991914 gene encoding probable mitochondrial adenine nucleotide transporter BTL1 isoform X1: MSQKGPPQKKKYGGWFFGDMGGVVMLPKELEIEKDPPFELRFQVPDFRPAVKDFFQTREFREFLSGALAGAMTKAVLAPLETIRTRMVVGVGSKNISGSFLEVIEQQGWQGLWAGNGINMLRIVPTQAIELGTFECVKRAMTVAQEKWKQSECLKLQIGHISLDFSLSWISPVAVAGAAAGVLSTLVCHPLEVLKDRLTVSRDVYPSLSIAVSKIYKDGGFGAFYAGLSPTLIGMLPYSTCYYFMYDTIKTSYCQSKKKKSLNRREMLLIGAFAGFVASTISFPLEVARKRLMVGALQGKCPPHMAAALSEVVRERGFMGLYRGWGASCLKVMPASGITWMFYEAWKDILNGEKRLL; encoded by the exons ATGTCCCAAAAGGGCCCTCCTCAG AAGAAGAAGTATGGTGGATGGTTTTTTGGAGACATGGGCGGTGTGGTAATGCTACCTAAAGAGCTTGAGATCGAAAAGGATCCTCCTTTTGAGCTTCGATTTCAAGTCCCAGATTTCAGGCCTGCTGTAAAG GATTTCTTTCAGACTAGAGAATTCCGTGAGTTCTTGAGTGGGGCTTTAGCCGGGGCTATGACCAAAGCTGTTCTTGCTCCTCTAGAGACCATCAG AACAAGAATGGTGGTTGGTGTAGGATCCAAAAACATTTCGGGTAGTTTCCTAGAGGTAATTGAGCAACAGGGTTGGCAAGGATTGTGGGCTGGTAATGGAATTAATATGCTCCGCATTGTCCCTACGCAAGCAATTGAGCTTGGAACTTTTGAGTGCGTCAAGCGGGCTATGACAGTAGCACAAGAGAAATGGAAGCAGAGTGAATGCTTGAAGCTACAAATTGGTCATATCAGTCTAGATTTTTCTTTATCCTGGATTTCCCCTGTTGCCGTAGCTGGTGCAGCTGCTGGAGTTCTTAGCACACTTGTATGCCATCCTCTTGAAGTTTTAAAG GATAGGTTGACTGTAAGTCGTGACGTGTACCCTAGTTTAAGCATTGCGGTTAGCAAAATTTACAAGGATGGTGGATTCGGTGCCTTCTATGCTGGTTTGTCACCCACTCTGATTGGCATGCTTCCTTATAGTACTTGTTACTATTTTATGTATGATACAATCAAGACTTCTTACTGTcaatcaaagaagaaaaaatcattAAACCGTCGAGAGATGCTTCTAATCGGAGCTTTCGCAG GTTTTGTGGCTAGTACCATTAGCTTTCCTttggaagttgctaggaagCGACTCATGGTGGGAGCTTTACAAGGTAAATGTCCACCTCACATGGCAGCTGCACTTTCGGAAGTTGTCAGGGAGAGAGGTTTTATGGGACTTTACAGAGGGTGGGGCGCGAGCTGTTTAAAAGTCATGCCCGCATCTGGTATCACCTGGATGTTTTATGAAGCTTGGAAGGATATACTGAACGGTGAGAAACGGCTCCTGTGA
- the LOC119991914 gene encoding probable mitochondrial adenine nucleotide transporter BTL1 isoform X2 produces the protein MESQKKKYGGWFFGDMGGVVMLPKELEIEKDPPFELRFQVPDFRPAVKDFFQTREFREFLSGALAGAMTKAVLAPLETIRTRMVVGVGSKNISGSFLEVIEQQGWQGLWAGNGINMLRIVPTQAIELGTFECVKRAMTVAQEKWKQSECLKLQIGHISLDFSLSWISPVAVAGAAAGVLSTLVCHPLEVLKDRLTVSRDVYPSLSIAVSKIYKDGGFGAFYAGLSPTLIGMLPYSTCYYFMYDTIKTSYCQSKKKKSLNRREMLLIGAFAGFVASTISFPLEVARKRLMVGALQGKCPPHMAAALSEVVRERGFMGLYRGWGASCLKVMPASGITWMFYEAWKDILNGEKRLL, from the exons ATGGAATCGCAGAAGAAGAAGTATGGTGGATGGTTTTTTGGAGACATGGGCGGTGTGGTAATGCTACCTAAAGAGCTTGAGATCGAAAAGGATCCTCCTTTTGAGCTTCGATTTCAAGTCCCAGATTTCAGGCCTGCTGTAAAG GATTTCTTTCAGACTAGAGAATTCCGTGAGTTCTTGAGTGGGGCTTTAGCCGGGGCTATGACCAAAGCTGTTCTTGCTCCTCTAGAGACCATCAG AACAAGAATGGTGGTTGGTGTAGGATCCAAAAACATTTCGGGTAGTTTCCTAGAGGTAATTGAGCAACAGGGTTGGCAAGGATTGTGGGCTGGTAATGGAATTAATATGCTCCGCATTGTCCCTACGCAAGCAATTGAGCTTGGAACTTTTGAGTGCGTCAAGCGGGCTATGACAGTAGCACAAGAGAAATGGAAGCAGAGTGAATGCTTGAAGCTACAAATTGGTCATATCAGTCTAGATTTTTCTTTATCCTGGATTTCCCCTGTTGCCGTAGCTGGTGCAGCTGCTGGAGTTCTTAGCACACTTGTATGCCATCCTCTTGAAGTTTTAAAG GATAGGTTGACTGTAAGTCGTGACGTGTACCCTAGTTTAAGCATTGCGGTTAGCAAAATTTACAAGGATGGTGGATTCGGTGCCTTCTATGCTGGTTTGTCACCCACTCTGATTGGCATGCTTCCTTATAGTACTTGTTACTATTTTATGTATGATACAATCAAGACTTCTTACTGTcaatcaaagaagaaaaaatcattAAACCGTCGAGAGATGCTTCTAATCGGAGCTTTCGCAG GTTTTGTGGCTAGTACCATTAGCTTTCCTttggaagttgctaggaagCGACTCATGGTGGGAGCTTTACAAGGTAAATGTCCACCTCACATGGCAGCTGCACTTTCGGAAGTTGTCAGGGAGAGAGGTTTTATGGGACTTTACAGAGGGTGGGGCGCGAGCTGTTTAAAAGTCATGCCCGCATCTGGTATCACCTGGATGTTTTATGAAGCTTGGAAGGATATACTGAACGGTGAGAAACGGCTCCTGTGA